Proteins encoded together in one Pseudomonas sp. TCU-HL1 window:
- a CDS encoding crotonase/enoyl-CoA hydratase family protein, which translates to MPDYKAFRVELADKIAHVQINRPEKINAMNADFWKEIVEIFREIEDNDEVRVVVLSGAGKHFSSGIDLMMLASVGAQLGPDTGRNARTLRRKILELQASFNAVDNCSKPVIAAIQGYCLGGAIDLVSACDMRYSTTDAQFSIKEIDIGMAADVGTLQRLPRIIGDGMMRELAYTGRTIDGEEALRLGLVNRTYTDQDSLLDGVFGIAREIAAKSPIAVRGTKEMIRYMRDHRVDDGLEYVATWNASMLQSADLRVAMTAHMSKQKPEFAD; encoded by the coding sequence GTGCCTGACTACAAAGCCTTCCGCGTAGAGTTGGCAGACAAGATCGCCCATGTGCAGATCAACCGTCCTGAAAAGATCAACGCGATGAACGCCGATTTCTGGAAGGAAATCGTCGAGATCTTCCGCGAGATCGAGGACAACGACGAAGTCCGGGTTGTGGTGCTCTCCGGCGCCGGCAAGCATTTCTCCTCCGGCATCGACCTGATGATGCTCGCCTCGGTCGGCGCGCAACTGGGCCCGGATACCGGGCGCAACGCACGCACCCTGCGGCGCAAGATTCTCGAATTGCAGGCCTCCTTCAACGCGGTCGACAACTGCAGCAAGCCGGTGATAGCGGCCATTCAGGGCTACTGCCTGGGTGGCGCCATCGACCTGGTTTCGGCCTGCGACATGCGCTACTCGACCACCGACGCGCAGTTCTCCATCAAGGAAATCGACATCGGCATGGCCGCCGACGTCGGCACCCTGCAGCGCCTGCCGCGCATCATCGGCGATGGCATGATGCGCGAACTGGCCTACACCGGCCGCACCATCGATGGTGAAGAGGCCCTGCGCCTGGGGCTGGTCAACCGTACCTATACCGACCAGGACTCCCTGCTCGACGGCGTGTTTGGCATCGCCCGCGAGATCGCCGCCAAGTCGCCCATAGCCGTGCGCGGCACCAAGGAAATGATCCGCTACATGCGCGACCACCGGGTCGACGACGGACTCGAGTACGTTGCTACCTGGAACGCGTCGATGTTGCAGTCGGCCGACCTGCGCGTGGCCATGACCGCCCACATGAGCAAGCAGAAGCCAGAGTTCGCTGACTGA
- the nhaB gene encoding sodium/proton antiporter NhaB, with protein MPASPATVLGRNFLGHSPRWYKLSIVAFLLLNPLVLWLLGPVVCSWLLVGEFIFALAMALKCYPLLPGGLLVVEALLLDLATPAAVYEELQHNFPVILLLMFMVAGIYFMKDLLLLLFSRLLLGVRSKSLLALMFCLLAAFLSAFLDALTVTAVIISVALGFYGVYHRVASGKGLGDEHNPDSDSEVASSSREDLDTFRAFLRSLLMHAAVGTALGGVCTLVGEPQNLLIGHEAGWHFKEFFLRVAPVSMPVLVAGLLTCMLLEKLRWFGYGAELPGSVRQVLTDFAHEENARRTQSQRLALMVQGAAALILILCLALHVAEVGLIGLMVIVLITSFNGITDEHQIGRAFQDALPFTALLVTFFAVVAVIQQQHLFTPIIQAVLALPTDQQPGMLFIANGLLSAISDNVFVATIYITEVKNALESGEMTREHFDTLAVAINTGTNLPSVATPNGQAAFLFLLTSSIAPLVRLSYGRMVWMALPYTIVMGVLGWWAVSHWL; from the coding sequence ATGCCCGCCTCGCCTGCCACCGTCCTCGGCCGCAACTTCCTCGGCCATTCGCCTCGCTGGTACAAGCTCTCGATCGTCGCCTTCCTGTTGCTCAATCCGCTGGTGCTCTGGCTGCTCGGGCCGGTGGTCTGTTCCTGGCTGCTGGTGGGCGAGTTCATCTTCGCCCTGGCGATGGCGCTCAAATGCTACCCGCTGCTACCGGGCGGCCTGCTGGTAGTAGAAGCGTTGCTGCTGGACCTGGCAACGCCCGCCGCCGTTTACGAGGAGCTGCAGCACAACTTCCCGGTCATCCTGCTGCTGATGTTCATGGTGGCGGGCATCTATTTCATGAAGGACCTGCTGCTGCTCCTGTTCTCCCGCCTGCTGCTAGGCGTGCGCAGCAAGAGCTTGCTGGCCCTGATGTTCTGCCTGCTCGCCGCCTTCCTCTCGGCCTTTCTCGACGCCCTGACGGTGACGGCCGTGATCATCAGCGTCGCCCTCGGCTTCTATGGCGTCTACCACCGTGTCGCCTCGGGCAAGGGCTTGGGCGATGAGCACAACCCTGACTCCGACAGCGAGGTGGCCAGCTCCAGCCGCGAAGACCTGGACACCTTCCGCGCCTTCCTCCGCAGCCTGTTGATGCACGCGGCGGTGGGCACCGCCCTGGGCGGCGTCTGTACCCTGGTGGGTGAGCCACAGAACCTGCTGATCGGCCACGAGGCCGGTTGGCACTTCAAGGAGTTCTTCCTGCGCGTGGCGCCGGTATCCATGCCGGTGCTGGTGGCGGGCCTGCTGACCTGCATGCTGCTGGAGAAGCTGCGCTGGTTCGGCTATGGCGCCGAGCTGCCTGGCAGCGTGCGCCAGGTGCTGACCGATTTCGCCCACGAAGAGAATGCCCGACGCACCCAGTCCCAGCGCCTCGCCCTGATGGTGCAGGGCGCGGCCGCACTGATCCTGATCCTCTGCCTGGCCCTGCATGTGGCGGAGGTAGGCCTGATCGGCCTGATGGTCATCGTGCTGATCACCAGCTTCAATGGCATCACCGACGAACACCAGATCGGCCGTGCCTTTCAGGACGCCCTGCCCTTCACCGCGCTGCTGGTGACCTTCTTCGCAGTGGTGGCGGTGATCCAGCAGCAGCACCTGTTCACGCCGATCATCCAGGCGGTGCTGGCACTACCGACGGACCAGCAACCGGGCATGCTGTTCATCGCCAACGGTTTGCTGTCGGCCATCAGCGACAACGTATTCGTCGCCACCATCTACATCACCGAAGTGAAGAACGCGCTGGAATCCGGTGAAATGACGCGGGAGCATTTCGACACGCTGGCAGTGGCCATCAACACCGGCACCAACCTGCCCAGCGTGGCCACCCCGAACGGCCAGGCAGCCTTCCTCTTCCTGCTCACGTCATCCATCGCGCCGCTGGTGCGCCTGTCCTATGGGCGCATGGTCTGGATGGCGCTGCCCTACACCATCGTGATGGGCGTGCTCGGCTGGTGGGCCGTCAGCCACTGGCTCTGA
- a CDS encoding amino acid permease: MGFWTCTALVVGNMIGSGVFLLPSSLAAYGGLSLFGWLISSTGAVILALTFARLARLNPSAGGPYAYTRDGFGSFAGYLCAWTYWKAAWIGNAAISVTLVGYLQVFFPALRDPVLMVTTAIGAIWLCTLINLRGISAFGLVQNLLTVLKLVPLLLVGVLGWFSFNPEYLRIPEASELPGGVGYAQGIATTAALTLWSFIGLESATVPADHVDNPKRTIPRATVFGTLVAAGVYILSITAVQGVLPPDVLMRSTAPFADAARVLMGDWGYHLVAGGAVIACLGALNGWVLLQGQIPMATARDGLLPESLAKTNKHDVPANGLLISGVLVTALVLVDGQGDLVDVFNVIILLGTMTGVVPYAFCTAALLQQLAVKPGDFSDRERGRLVAIGVLGFVYSIWALYGTGEQAIFWGFLVLMAGIPLYTWRQWRNRVQADAAVRASG; this comes from the coding sequence ATGGGGTTCTGGACCTGCACCGCGCTGGTGGTCGGCAACATGATCGGCTCGGGCGTGTTCCTGCTGCCCTCCAGCTTGGCGGCTTACGGAGGCCTCAGCCTGTTCGGCTGGCTGATCTCGAGTACCGGGGCCGTGATCCTGGCGCTGACATTCGCCCGCCTGGCCCGGCTCAACCCTTCCGCCGGCGGCCCTTATGCTTACACCCGCGACGGCTTCGGCAGTTTCGCTGGCTACCTCTGTGCCTGGACCTACTGGAAGGCGGCCTGGATCGGCAACGCGGCGATTTCGGTGACCCTGGTGGGCTATCTGCAGGTGTTTTTTCCGGCCCTGCGTGATCCGGTGCTGATGGTGACCACGGCGATCGGTGCCATCTGGCTCTGCACCCTGATCAACCTGCGCGGTATCAGTGCCTTCGGTCTGGTACAGAACCTGCTCACTGTCCTCAAGCTGGTGCCGCTGCTGTTGGTGGGTGTGCTCGGTTGGTTCTCCTTCAACCCCGAATACCTGCGCATTCCCGAAGCCAGTGAGCTTCCAGGCGGTGTCGGTTACGCCCAGGGCATTGCCACCACGGCGGCGCTGACGCTCTGGTCCTTCATCGGCCTGGAGTCGGCGACCGTGCCGGCGGACCATGTCGACAACCCCAAGCGCACCATCCCGCGTGCCACGGTGTTTGGCACCCTGGTGGCGGCTGGCGTCTATATCCTCTCCATCACCGCCGTGCAGGGTGTGCTGCCGCCGGACGTGCTGATGCGTTCCACCGCGCCCTTCGCCGATGCCGCGCGGGTGCTGATGGGCGACTGGGGTTATCACCTGGTGGCGGGGGGCGCAGTGATCGCCTGCCTTGGCGCGCTGAACGGCTGGGTGCTGTTGCAGGGCCAGATTCCGATGGCCACCGCTCGCGATGGCCTGCTGCCAGAGTCCCTGGCAAAGACCAACAAGCATGATGTGCCGGCCAACGGCCTGCTGATTTCCGGTGTGCTGGTCACTGCGCTGGTGCTGGTGGATGGCCAGGGCGACCTGGTGGACGTGTTCAACGTAATCATCCTGCTCGGCACCATGACCGGCGTGGTGCCCTACGCCTTCTGCACGGCCGCGCTGCTGCAGCAATTGGCCGTGAAGCCCGGCGACTTCTCCGACCGCGAGCGCGGTCGGCTGGTCGCCATCGGCGTGCTGGGTTTCGTCTACTCCATCTGGGCGCTCTACGGCACCGGCGAGCAGGCCATCTTCTGGGGCTTCCTGGTCTTGATGGCCGGCATTCCGCTCTACACCTGGCGCCAGTGGCGCAACCGGGTGCAGGCGGACGCGGCCGTCAGAGCCAGTGGCTGA